TGGCAAGCTTTGCGTCAACCCTGGACGTTCATCAGCGGCGGCCCCGGCAGCGGGCTCTACAAGACGACCGACGGCGGCGATACATGGACGAAGCTGACGACGGGACTCCCGCAGGGGATCAAGGGGCGAATCGGCGTGGCCGTCTCGCCGGCCAATCCGGATCGCGTATGGGCGCTCATCGAAGCGGAAGACGGAGGCGTCTATCGCTCCGATGATGGAGGTCGCCGCTGGCGCTTGATGAATAAGGAGCGCAAGCTCCGTCAACGCGCCTGGTACTACACCCACATCTACGCCGATCCGAAGGACGCCGATACCGTCTACGTCCTCAATACCGCCTTCTACAAATCCATTGATGGAGGGCGCACGTTCGACATCACCATTCGGGTGCCGCACGGCGACAATCACGACCTCTGGATCAATCCCAATAATCCGCAGATCATGATCAACAGCAACGACGGCGGCGCCAACGTCACCTTCAACGGAGGACAGACCTGGTCGCCGCAGACCAATCAGCCGACGGCGCAATTCTATCGCGTCACGACCGACAACCGCTTCCCTTACTATGTCTATGGGGCGCAGCAGGACAATACCACCGTCGCCATCGCCAGCCGGACCACCGGCCAGGGGATTGATCGCCCCGATTGGTATCCCGTCGGTGGCGGCGAGAGCGGTCACATCGCTCCCGATCCCCGCGACCCCAACATCGTCTATGCGGGCAGCTATGGCGGCCTCATCACCCGATACGATCATCGCACACGGCAGCAGCGCAATATAACGGCCTGGCCACAAACGATGGTCGGCGAAGCGGCCAAAGACATGAAGTATCGCTTCCAGTGGAACGCGCCGATCCTCATTTCACCCCATGACCCGAAGGTCATCTATCACGCCGCCCAGGTGCTCCTGAAGTCAACCGACGAGGGGCAATCCTGGCAAGAAATCAGCCCCGATCTCACCCGCAACGACAAAAGCAAGCAGGACTATTCCGGCGGGCCGATCACCCGCGACAACACGGGCGTTGAAGTTTACGGCACGATCTTCGCCCTGGCGGAATCACCGCGTCAGGCTGGCATCATCTGGGCCGGAACCGACGACGGCCTCGTCTGGGTGACGCGCAACGGCGGAAAGAATTGGGAGAACGTAACGCCCAAAGAGTTGCCCGAATGGGGAACCGTCAATTCCATTGATGCATCGCCCCATGATCCGGCCACGGCCTATATCGCCGTTCATCGCTATCGGCTCGACGACTATCGTCCCTACATCTTCAAGACGAACGATTACGGGAAGACCTGGACCAAAATCACCTCTGGCATCCCGGAAAACGATTTCGTCCGAGTCGTGCGCGAGGATCCGGCGCGACGGGGCCTGCTCTATGCGGGAACGGAGACGGGCGTTTACGTCTCGTTCAACGATGGCCAGACGTGGCAGTCCCTGCAACTGAATTTACCGGTCGTCCCGATTCACGATCTGGCCATTAAGGACAACGACCTCATCGCGGCCACGCATGGGCGCTCGTTCTGGATTCTCGACGATCTGACGCCGCTGCATCAACTGAGCGAGGCGGTGGCCAAAGCCGATGTTTATCTCTTCAAGCCTCGCGATGCCTATCGTATGGATGGGGGAAGCGCATCGCTGCCGAACATGGGTCAGAATCCCCCCAATGGCGTGGTCATCTACTACTACTTCAAGGAGAAGCCGCGCGGCGAGGTGAAACTGGAGGTGCTCGACAGCCGCGGCACGGTCATCCGGACGTTCTCCAGTCAAGCTCCCGCCGAAGCCGGTCCGCCGGGCGTTCCCCCGGAATTCGCCGAGTTCTTCGGCGCCGGGCCTCAACAGATGCGCCTGCCCGCCGAGGCCGGGATGAACCGCTTCGTCTGGAACATGCGGTATCCCGATCCCAGACGCGTTCCTGGCGCTGTCCTCTGGGGAAATGTTCAGGGGCCCAAGGCCGTCCCCGGCATCTATCAGGTTCGCCTCACCGCTGAAGGGAAAACCCTGACCCAGTCATTTGAGATCAAGAAGAACCCCCTGTTGACGACAACCGCCGAGGATTTCCAGAAACAGTTCGACCTGCTCATTCGCATCCGCGATGCCTTCAGCCAGACGAGTGATGCCATCCTTCGGATCCGGGA
The genomic region above belongs to Blastocatellia bacterium and contains:
- a CDS encoding glycosyl hydrolase, coding for MKTRKTTRILTLVSMLLLLAGVIWCARATAENQAVTYDPALYRAMQWRLIGPFRGGRVTAVAGVASQPLTFYFGATGGGVWRTDDGGLSWRNISDGYFKTGSIGAIAVADSDPNVIYVGTGESCPRGNVSHGDGVYKSTDGGRTWTNVGLRDTRHIARIRIHPQNPDLVYVAALGHIFGPNSERGIFRSKDGGKTWEKVLFVDDKTGAIDLSMDPTNPRILYAAFWQALRQPWTFISGGPGSGLYKTTDGGDTWTKLTTGLPQGIKGRIGVAVSPANPDRVWALIEAEDGGVYRSDDGGRRWRLMNKERKLRQRAWYYTHIYADPKDADTVYVLNTAFYKSIDGGRTFDITIRVPHGDNHDLWINPNNPQIMINSNDGGANVTFNGGQTWSPQTNQPTAQFYRVTTDNRFPYYVYGAQQDNTTVAIASRTTGQGIDRPDWYPVGGGESGHIAPDPRDPNIVYAGSYGGLITRYDHRTRQQRNITAWPQTMVGEAAKDMKYRFQWNAPILISPHDPKVIYHAAQVLLKSTDEGQSWQEISPDLTRNDKSKQDYSGGPITRDNTGVEVYGTIFALAESPRQAGIIWAGTDDGLVWVTRNGGKNWENVTPKELPEWGTVNSIDASPHDPATAYIAVHRYRLDDYRPYIFKTNDYGKTWTKITSGIPENDFVRVVREDPARRGLLYAGTETGVYVSFNDGQTWQSLQLNLPVVPIHDLAIKDNDLIAATHGRSFWILDDLTPLHQLSEAVAKADVYLFKPRDAYRMDGGSASLPNMGQNPPNGVVIYYYFKEKPRGEVKLEVLDSRGTVIRTFSSQAPAEAGPPGVPPEFAEFFGAGPQQMRLPAEAGMNRFVWNMRYPDPRRVPGAVLWGNVQGPKAVPGIYQVRLTAEGKTLTQSFEIKKNPLLTTTAEDFQKQFDLLIRIRDAFSQTSDAILRIREVKKQLEGLTERVKALPNSQRLSDAARTLVQKLTAIEEELIQTRNESPQDPLNFPPKLNNQLATLYGAVASADARPTDGAVKRFEELTSQLNRHLSQLQQVLTRDLADFNRLIRDQAIAPIIVPEPKPLQ